In Ascaphus truei isolate aAscTru1 chromosome 12, aAscTru1.hap1, whole genome shotgun sequence, the following are encoded in one genomic region:
- the TKFC gene encoding LOW QUALITY PROTEIN: triokinase/FMN cyclase (The sequence of the model RefSeq protein was modified relative to this genomic sequence to represent the inferred CDS: deleted 1 base in 1 codon), with amino-acid sequence MEVSKKLLNSVPGCVDDALRGLTCCSPGLRVLQGHRVLLRADLERVRGRVALLSGGGSGHEPAHAGYVGPGMLTGAIAGPIFTSPPVGSIVAAIRAVTHAGAAGVLLIVKNYTGDRLNFGLALERARRDGAEVQMVVIGDDCAFTSPRKAGRRGLCGTVLIHKIAGALAEEGRSLQEILHIVEAAKAGMGTLGVSLSPCSVPGSGPTFHLAADELELGLGIHGEAGIRRDKMMSADEVVTLMIDHMTDPSNQSRVDVGTGDSVILVVNNLGGLSCLELQIVADSVVRCLEGRGLQIQRAMLGSFMTALEMSGVSLTIMRVSQELLRLYDSETAAPAWPRVPCVPVTGQTRSFPCAPENPQPEDTEPDAVSVQVYSHVLQRVCHALLELEAELNELDRAAGDGDCGSTHARAAHAIQDWLRAGRLPPEPARFLSALSEVLLEKMGGTSGALYSLFLMAAAHPLQSESGPCAWAAAMDAGIEAMKRYGGAEPGDRTMLDPLCAAGRVLQSLRTPHCDVMQTLSSAVQSASVAADDTRHMTAGAGRASYIGSSSLNRPDPGAVAITAILRAVWEGLGKTRAEQAAAPPNMAAAASAVLSLLEGESLLLRTCDARMLSVVMAAGAEDHRGTRETGNAEITGVHRSQY; translated from the exons ATGGAG GTCAGTAAGAAGCTCCTAAACTCGGTCCCTGGCTGTGTGGACGATGCTCTCAGAGGCCTCACGTGTTGCTCCCCCGGGCTGCGTGTGCTCCAGGGACACCGCGTGCTGCTCCGAGCGGATCTGGAGCGCGTGAGGGGGCGCGTGGCACTGCTGTCCGGCGGAGGTTCAGGACATGAGCCGGCACATGCAG GGTATGTTGGCCCTGGGATGCTTACGGGAGCTATCGCTGGTCCTATTTTCACGTCCCCTCCGGTCGGCAGCATCGTAGCAGCGATCCGAGCAGTGACCCACGCCGGGGCAG CGGGTGTGCTGCTGATAGTAAAGAATTACACGGGTGACCGCCTGAATTTTGGTCTGGCTTTGGAGCGG GCGCGCAGGGACGGGGCAGAGGTGCAGATGGTCGTGATTGGGGATGATTGCGCATTTACCTCACCTCGAAAAGCAGGACGGCGCGGGCTTTGTGGCACAGTGCTGATCCACAAG aTCGCTGGGGCTCTGGCAGAAGAGGGGAGAAGTTTGCAGGAAATACTGCATATTGTGGAAGCAGCGAAAGCCGGGATGG GGACTCTGGGTGTCAGCCTGTCCCCGTGCAGTGTCCCAGGGTCTGGGCCGACCTTTCACCTCGCTGCTGATGAGCTGGAGCTTGGACTTG GTATACACGGGGAGGCCGGTATACGCAGAGACAAG ATGATGTCAGCCGATGAAGTTGTGACGCTTATGATAGATCACATGACTGACCCATCCAACCAATCAAGAGTGGACGTGGGTACAG gtGACTCAGTGATTCTCGTTGTGAATAATCTGGGTGGTTTGTCCTGCCTGGAGTTGCAAATCGTGGCCGATTCAGTGGTGCGCTGCCTAG aggggagggggctgcagatACAACGCGCCATGCTGGGATCCTTCATGACAGCGCTGGAGATGAGCGGGGTCTCCCTCACTATAATGAGGGTGTCACAGGAGCTGCTGCGGCTCTACG ACAGTGAAACCGCTGCTCCGGCCTGGCCCCGGGTGCCGTGTGTCCCAGTCACGGGCCAGACACGCAGCTTCCCGTGTGCCCCGGAAAATCCGCAGCCCGAGGATACTGAACCAGACG cCGTGTCTGTGCAGGTTTACAGCCATGTACTGCAACGCGTGTGTCACGCTCTGCTGGAACTGGAGGCGGAGCTGAATGAGTTGGACCGCGCGGCGGGGGACGGAGACTGCGGGAGCACGCATGCCCGAGCAGCGCACG CCATCCAGGACTGGCTGAGAGCGGGGCGGCTGCCACCGGAGCCGGCACGATTCCTCTCGGCTCTGTCCGAGGTCCTGCTGGAGAAGATGGGGGGCACCTCTGGCGCG CTGTACAGTCTTTTCCTGATGGCGGCTGCACATCCTCTGCAGAGCGAATCTGGCCCCTGTGCCTGGGCAGCAGCAATGGATGCTGGGATAGAAGCCATGAAGAG ATACGGTGGGGCAGAGCCCGGAGACAGGACCATG CTGGACCCTCTGTGCGCAGCAGGGCGCGTCCTCCAGTCCCTGCGCACTCCGCACTGTGACGTGATGCAGACACTCAGCTCCGCCGTGCAG AGTGCTTCGGTGGCCGCAGATGACACGCGGCACATGACAGCGGGAGCCGGAAGGGCCAGTTACATCGGATCTTCGTCTCTCAATCGTCCGGATCCCGGGGCCGTGGCAATCACTGCCATCCTGAGGGCCGTGTGGGAGGGGCTGGGGAAGACGAGGGCAGAACAGGCAGCAGCACCCC CAAATATGGCCGCCGCTGCCTCTGCAGTCCTGTCTCTATTGGAAGGGGAATCTTTACTGCTTCGGACTTGTGATGCCCGGATGTTATCGGTTGTCATGGCAGCGGGAGCCGAGGATCACCGCGGCACCAGAGAAACCGGAAACGCAGAGATCACGGGGGTGCACCGGA GTCAGTATTAA